A region of the Acidimicrobiia bacterium genome:
TGCGACTGCCCTCATCGTTATGAAGAATCCAGCAGGAACTTTGACGCTTGGTCAGAATTTCCAGTCCGTGCCTGGCGAGGTGCATCATTTGGTGTTCTCAAACGGGATCGTCACCTCGACGAATCAATCCGTGATCTACGGCGCCTTGTAGGGGTACAAGGACCAGACCGGGAACCGACTTGAGATCCACTTCCGACCACCAGCCGAAGGTGTGATTCAGGGGTTCGAGTTCGATCCGCAGCTGGCTGACGCGTTCATACCTGAGCCAGGGGATTGGCGAGACGTGTCACCAACGGCGGATCCGATCACCGCCTACTGCACCCCCTAGACCTCCGGCTAATCTGCTGGCCTTCACATCGAAGGCCGAGGAATGACCAATCACAACGTAGATCGCACGCAAGCGGCCTTCCCGATCAAGAAGGCCGCTTTGCTCATTGAGTCGCGCTCCCTATGGGTTGCCCAAACCAACACGTACGTGGTCGCTCCCGAACGCGGTGGGCCGGGTTTCATCGTCGATGCTCCTCCGGATATTGACTCGATCGTTGAGCTCGTCACTTCGCTCGATGTTGCCCCGGTGGCGCTGCTGGTTACCCATGGCCATGTTGATCATGGGGGAGCCGCCGGCCAGGTCTCCAGCCATTTTGGGATCAAGGCGTACGTGCATCCCGATGACGACTACCTGAGCTTGGACCCCAACCGACAGGTTCAAACCCTCATGGGAATCCGATTGGCGGAACCGCTCCCGGTGCCCGATTTCGAGCCCCTCATCCATGGACAGGTAATCCGGCTAGCCGGTATAGATGTTGAGGTGATCCACACACCCGGACACACGCCGGGACATGTTTGTTTCCGGGTGCCCGATGAGGAAGTTCTCCTCTCGGGAGACCAACTGTTTGCTGGTTCGATCGGTCGGACCGATCTACCGGGCGGCAGCTTTGAGCAGTTGATGGAGAGTATGAAGCAAAGGGTATTGACGCTCGACGACGAAGTCGTTGTTTTTCCTGGCCACGGACCAGCTACTACCGTTGGGCGGGAACGTCGCACGAACCCGTTCCTGCAAGGACTGATCCCATGAGCTTGCGCGCCCCCAAAGGCACCGATGACATCCTGCCTCCCCACTCGCGGGTGTGGCGCCGCTTGCTTTCGACCTGGGAATCCATGGCCGAGACCTACGGGTATGACCTCATCATGGTTCCGTTGTTCGAGTCGACGGAAGTCTTCAGCAGGGGGGTCGGTGAGTCGACTGAAGTCGTCCAAAAGCAGATGTACACGTTTGAAGACAAGAAAGGTCGCTCGCTCACGCTACGTCCTGAAGGAACTGCCGGCGTGGTGCGCGCTTTTATCCAGGCCGGCGCTCAGGGGGTCATGAAAGTCGCCTATTCGGGATCGATGTTCCGGTACGAACAGCCCCAGGCAGGTCGGCGGCGTCAGTTCTACCAGGTCGGGCTCGAGTACCTCGGCACCGATGCCGCCGATGCCGATGCCGAGGTGATCGAACTCGGGTATCGGTACCTAGCGGCGACCGGGGTACCGGACGTCATCGTTCAGCTCAACTCGCTCGGCGATGATGAGTGCCGCCCCGCCTACATAGATGCGTTGCGGACATGGCTGGAAGAACGGCGTGGTCTCTTATGTCAGGACTCGCTGAGAACGCTGGAACTGAACCCGATGCGGGTGCTCGACTGCAAGGTTTGCGCCCGAGTGGTCGCCGACGCTCCGTCTCCGATCGACTATTTATGCGAGGCTTGCCAAACGCATCTTCTCGAGGTTCGGAGCCGACTTGATTCCGCCGGTGTGCCGTACCGAATGGAGCCCCGGTTGGTACGAGGACTCGACTACTACACACGAACCGCGTTTGAGTATGTGGGTTCTGCGCTTGACGCCGCGCAGACGGCGGTTGGGGGCGGTGGTCGTTACGACGGACTGGCCGAATTATTGGGCGGTCCACCGGTCCCCGGAGTCGGACTGGCCCTGGGTGTCGATCGGATCGCACTATCGGTGCCTGACCCCATGGAGCCGGCTCTCGATGCGTTCGTTGTAACACCGACGCCTACCGGGCGGAGGCGCGTGCCCTGCTGAGTACCCTTCGGGCGACGGGGATTCGCTCCGATGGCCTGCCTGACCAACGGTCGCTCAAGGCGCAGTTCAAAGCGGCTGATCGACGAGGTGCCCTGGCCGTCATCGTGGTTGGCGATGAGTGGGAATCTGGCCAGGTCGTCGCCAAGCGACTCGACGACGGGTCACAAGTTGTTATTGGATCCGAGGAGATTGTGACATGGCTGCAGAGCCTTTGAGAACCGATTATGCGGGCGAGCTTTCAGCTGCTCGAATTGGCGATACCGTTCGCCTGGCTGGCTGGGTGGCCAAACGGCGCGACCACGGCGGGGTCGTGTTCGTGGATCTGAGAGACGTCAAAGGGATCGTGCAGGTTGTGATTGACCCGGACGCGATACCGGCAGCCCATGAACTCCGCATGGAGTACTGCGTTTCAGTGGTTGGAGAGGTGCGGGCCCGCATGGCAGGGACTGAAAACCCTGATATGCCTACCGGGGCCGTTGAGGTTGGTGTATCCGCGGTGACGGTTCTGAGCGCTTCTGACCCCCTGCCATTCATGATTGACGATCGGGCAGACACCGAAGAACTGATTCGACTCGAGTACCGCTACCTTGATTTTCGTCGAGCGCCGATGGCGGCGGCCCTCCGGGCTCGCGGAGCAGCCGTTCATGCCATGCGCACCACCATGGCTGAGGCCGGGTTTCTCGAAGTCGAGACGCCGACGCTGATAGCGTCAACTCCCGAAGGGGCGCGTGACATGCTTGTACCATCCCGCCTCCGCCAGGGAGAGTTCTACGCACTTCCTCAATCTCCCCAGCTGTTCAAGCAGCTTCTGATGGTCGGAGGGGTCGACCGTTATTATCAGATTGCCCGCTGTTATCGGGATGAAGACTTCCGTTCCGATCGACAGCTCGAGTTCACCCAGCTCGACATTGAAGGGTCATTCTGGACGGCCGCAGATGTCCAGGCCATGATCGAGAAAGCCGTCGCCGCGGCGGTCAAAGCGGTGCGGGGGGTCGAGCTTCGGCTACCCCTACCGAAGCTGACGTATGCCGAGGCGATGGATCGGTTCGGATCTGACAAACCAGATCTGCGTTTCGGTATGGAAATCGTCGATGTGTCCTCGGTGTTCGCCGGTACGGAGTTTAAAGGCTTCGGTGGAGCACTCGAAGCTGGGGGCGTGGTGCGCGGGATCAACGCCGGGGGACTCGGCTTTTCACGGAGTGGTCTCGACGGCCTCGTCTCGGATGCTCAGGCACTTGGTGCCAAAGGCCTCGCATGGCTCGTGCTTGAAGATGACGGCACCTGGCGCTCGCCGATTGCCAAATTCCTCTTAGATGCCGAACTGGCGGGCCTCGTGGAACGGTTCGATGCCCAGTCGGGCGACACCGTGTTGTTGGTGGCCGATATGGCCAAAGTGGCCGGGGCGGTTCTTGGACCCATCCGGATTCAGCTTGGTAAACCCGAGGGCCACCAGGACCTGGCGTTCACCTGGGTTACCGATTTTCCGGTATTTGACGTGCATGATGATGGCAGCCTGGCACCGGCCCATCATCCCTTTACCCAGCCAGTCAGTATCGAGGACATGGTGGAACGCCCGGAGACGGCGATCGCCCAGGCATACGATCTCGTTCTCAACGGTTCCGAGCTCGGGTCCGGGAGCGTTCGTATCCACGACCCCGACGTACAGGCCAAAGTGTTTGAAGTACTTGGTATTTCAGACGAAGAAGCCCAATCGCGCTTTGGTTGGTTCATCAAGGCGTTGCGTTACGGCACCCCTCCTCATGCCGGCTTCGCAGTCGGGGTTGACCGACTGCTCGCCATCCTGTTGGAGCGCGAATCGATTCGCGACGTCATTCCGTTCCCGAAGACCCAGCGCGGAATTGATCCGCTCACCGCCTCGCCGACCAGAGTCACCGACGTGCAACTGCGCGAGCTCGGGATTGATCTGCGACCCGAGGTGAAAGCCAGGTTGACAGAACAAGCCCCCGGGGACTGATGGAAGACCTGTTTTCAGCCGAAAAGGCCGAGCGCCGGATGCGGGCGGCTCCGTTGCCGGCCAGGATGAGACCGCAACGTTTGTCGGAGGTGGTCGGCCACGCCCAACTTCTTGGCGAAGGGGCCGCGTTCCGGACCATGGTCGAGCAGGGTCGCCCGGTATCGATGATCCTATTCGGTCCGCCGGGCACCGGAAAGACGACCCTGGCCCGACTCGTTGCCTCTGAATCCTCGGCGACCTTTGAGCCGCTATCGGCCACATCGGCCACCGTCAAGGATGTCAGAGCCATACTGGCATCCGCCCGATATCGGCTGGAGACCGAGGAACGCCGAACGGTGTTGTTCCTCGACGAGATCCACCGCTTCTCGAAGTCACAGCAAGACGCCCTGCTTCCCGGAGTTGAAGATGGAACGGTGATTCTCGTCGGCGCAACGACCGAGAACCCGTTCTTCGAGGTGAACTCACCGTTGCTTTCTCGCTGCACCCTGTTCCGGATCCATCGTCTGGAGGCTGCCGATATCGCCCGACTCATCCAACGGGCATTGACGGATCCGAACGGGTTAGGCGATCTCGATATTGCAATAGACGAAGATGCACTTGATGCATTGGCCGATCGGGTCGGCGGAGATGGTCGACTCGCCCTCAATGCGCTGGAGACCGCGGCCATAGTTGCCGCCGGCCGTGGTCAAGCTGTCATCACCCTGGATGACATTGCCGAGGCGCTCGGGCGGCGAATCGTTCAGTACGACAAGGACGGTGACAACCACTACGACGTGGTTTCAGCGTTCATCAAGAGCTTGCGTGGATCCGACATCGATGCCTCGTTGTATTGGCTCCACACGATGCTCGACGCCGGGGAAGATCCTGAGTTCGTGGCCCGCCGGATGATCATCATGGCGTCCGAGGATATTGGCCTGGCCGACTCGCACGCGTTGCAAGTCGCCGTCGCAGCTTTTCAAGCGCTCCAGGTCGTCGGCCTGCCAGAAGCTGCCTTTGCCCTATCCCACGCCGCCATTTACCTGGCGGCCGCCCCAAAATCGAATTCGGTCACGGTCGCCATGGGCAAGGCGAGGCAGGCCGTGGCGAGCAATGCTTCAGCCGAAGTACCGCCTCACCTTCGTGATGCCCACTACGCCGGGGCGGCCCGGTTGGGTCACGGCACCACCTACGCGTATCCCCACGATCACCCCGACCACCATGTTCGGCAGCAGTATTTGCCAGAAGGTATTGGCATGGACTCACTGTATGTGCCGACCGCTCAGGGGACTGAGGGCGATATTGCTGCCCGAATGGCGGCCCGCGGCCAACTCCCCAAGCCGCCAACCCGATAACCGATTCGGTCAATGCGCCTCGAAAGCTAAGCTGCCGCCTTCATGGAAACCAGCAACCAGATTCGCCAAGCTTTTCTAGATTTCTTTGCCGAGCGGGGCCATGTTGTCCGTCCTTCAGCATCGTTGATCCCGATCGACCCGACATTGCTGCTGACGAACGCCGGCATGGTGCCCTTCAAGCCGTACTTTCTCGGCGAGGAGGCTCCTCCGTTCGACCGGGCCGTCTCACCCCAGAAGTGCGTGCGGACCATCGATATCGACATCATTGGCTCCACCGATCGTCACATCTCGTTTTTCGAGATGCTCGGAAATTTCAGTTTTGGGGACTACTTCAAACCGGAAGCCATTGCCTGGGCCCACGAATTCGTGACGACGATTCTCGGATTGCCAGAGGATCGACTCTGGTACACCGTGTATGAGACCGACGACGAAGCCGCCGAAATTTGGCTCACCCAGGAAGGCATCGACCCGGAGCGCCTGCAGCGGGGCGGTAAGGACAACTTCTGGCAAATGGGCGTGGCGGGTCCGTGCGGGCCATCATCTGAGATCTTCTATGATCGAGGCCCCGAATATGGTGCCGACGGTGGGCCGATCGGTGGGGGCGAAGACCGGTTCGTCGAAATCTGGAACCTGGTCTTCATGCAGAATATTCAGGATGTGCCCTATCACGTGGTGGGCGACCTCCCGGCCAAGAGCATTGATACCGGTATGGGTCTGGAGCGGGTTGCGATGGTGCTTCAACAGGCCGGTTCGATTTTTGAAATCGACACCGTGCGTCCCATTCTGGAAGAGGCGGCCGCCTACGGCTCGGTAACCTTCGGCGACGATCCGACAATCGATGTCTCGTTGAAGATCATTGCTGATCACGCCAGAACGGTGGCGATGCTGGTCGGCGACGGCGTAACACCGTCGAACGCAGGTCGGGGCTACGTATTGCGCCGGGTACTTCGCCGGGCAGTTCGGCACGGTTGGCAACTAGGAGGCGACGGCCTCATCATGCCTCGTCTTATCGAGGTTGTGGTGGAAGTGCTGGGCGGAGGGCATCGCAACCTGGTCGACAAACGCGAACTGCTGCTGACGGTGGTCGAGCGGGAGGAAACGCAATTTCGTCGCACCTTGGAAGCGGGTCAGAGCCTCATGTCCGAGGCGCTCTCCAATTTGGAGCCGGGTGGAGTGTTCCCCGGACCGGTGGCGTTCAAACTGCATGACACGTTCGGTTTCCCCATCGAGATGACGAAAGAGATCGCCGCCGAAGCAGGCCATACCGTCGACGAGGACGGATTCGCCGCCGAAATGTCCGCCCAGCGGGCCAGGGCCAAAGCGGCCTTTACCGGCGGTGCCGAGGCCGCCCTGGGTCAGATGTATCTGTCGGTACTCGATGCGATCGGCCCGACGACCTTTGTTGGTTACGAAGTCGAGGCAAGTACCGGGACCGTGTTGGCCATGCTTTCAGATGGCGATCAGGTGGAGCGAGTCGAGCAAGGCCAGTCGGTCGAGGTGTTCCTCGATGTGACGCCGTTCTACGCCGAGAGCGGCGGCCAGGTCGGAGACACCGGCACGATACGCACGGAGACCGGGGTCGTGGTGGTGGCCGATACCAAGCATGCCGTGCAAGGTTTTCATGGGCATCGGGGCAAAGTGACCAGCGGCTTTGTGCAGACCGGCCAGCTCGCCGAGCTGGCGATCGATTCCCCGCGCCGGGAACGGATTCGCAAGTCGCACACCGGGACTCACCTTGTGCACGCTGCGTTGCGCACGGTTATCGGTGCTCAGGCACATCAAGCTGGTTCGCTGGTTGAGCCTGGGCGATTGCGATTCGACTTCAACCATCATGCGGCGCTAACCGACGAAGAGATCCTCGAAGTCGAGCGACTCACCAACGAACAGATAATCGATAATCCGCAGATTCAGACATTGGTTACCTCGATGGACGAGGCGAAAGCCCAGGGTGCGCTCGCCTTCTTTGGCGATAAGTATGGCGATACGGTCCGGATGGTCCGTATCGGAGAGTTCTCCAAGGAGCTGTGCGGCGGAACCCATACTCCCAGTGCCGGCCAAGTTGGCCCGATTGTGCTGACGACCGAGTCTTCGGTCGGCTCGAACGTTCGTCGGATCGAAGCTCTGTCGGGAAATGATGGATACACCTATTTGAGCCGATTGCGCCGAGCCCTCGACAGTGCGGGTTCTCTGCTCAGGGCCGCGCCAGGCGATGTGCCGGCCCGGGTCGAGGCGTTACTTGCCAAGAATCAGTCGCTCGAGTCGCAACTGGCTGCTCTGGCCGATCAGGCCCGCTCGGCTGATGCAGCCGAACTGGCTGCCAGAGCGGTTGCCATTGGCGAGGCAGTCATCGTCGTCACCGAGCGCTCGGACTTGCGACCAGACGAGCTGCGCCTCCTTGCGATGTCCGTTCGTGATCGGATTGCCTCCGGCATTGTCCTGATCGGATCCGCTTTCGGAGGGAAAGGCGCCCTCGTTGGACTGGTGACAAAAGATCTTGTCGATCGGGGAGTGTCTGCCGCCGAGCTGGTTGCGGCCGGAGCAGGTTTCCTGGGTGGGGGAGGTAGCCGGGACCCCGAGTTATCGCAAGCAGGTGGGCCGAATGGTAGTAACTTGGGGGCGGCGCTCGAAGCAGCCAGGGAAAGTGCCGAACGAACCCTCACGGAGGTATAGAACCCTGGGACGCGTCATGGGCGTCGATTACGGAACAACCCGAATCGGCGTTGCCCTCTCTGATCAACTACATATCACCGCCCAACCGTTTCGGGTGGTTGAGGCGAGCGTGTTTGACAAAGAAGTGGTGTCGATCGTGGCCGAAAGCGATGTTGAGCGTATCGTCGTTGGCCTGCCGACCCACTTGCAGGGCCGAAACGACGCGGCGGCCCGGGCGGCCGTTGGGTTCGCCGATCATCTGGCCGGGATCACCGGACTTCCTGTCGAAACGGTCGATGAGCGCTTCACGACCGCCGCCGCCCAATCGTTCCTGATCGACTCCGGGGTACGGCGGGAAAAGAGAAAAGAGGTCGTAGACAAGGTGGCGGCGGCGGTTCTGCTGCAGCGTTGGCTCGACATTCAACCCGCAGGAGAGAGCCATGACATCGTTTGAAGAACCGCGTAATCGCAGTGTGCTGGCCGTGGTAATCGTTCTTGTGGCGATACTCGGGCTTGGCCTGGTGGGCAAAGCCATGTTCTCAGGACTCTTCGGTGGCTCCTCCGGGACGACGGTTGCCTCTACTGCCACGGTGGGTGTTCCGGTGGTCGTCGAGGTTCCGGCCGGTGCGTCAGCCAGGACCATCGGGTCGCTGCTTCAGGGTGCCGACGTCATTGCGTCATCCAGAGAGTTTGAGCGGGCGGTCAAAGATGGCGGCTACGAGCAACGACTCGGGGCCGGACGGTACGAACTCACCACCGGGATGTCCATGGATGACGTGATTGCCGTGTTGCTGGCCGGACCAGCCTTTGAGTCCTACCGTATCACCGTGCGAGAGGGGCTCCGAATCGGTGAGGTCCTCACTGAAATCTCCACTCAAACCCCCTTTACCGAGGGCGAACTGGAAGAGGCGCTGTTGAGTGGGGCCGTACAAAGCTCTCTGCTGGATGGTGATTTCGCCACAATTCAGGCCTGGGAGGGCCTGTTGTTTCCTGACACATACGACTTTGAGACTGACGCGAGTGCTGCCGCCATCCTCGGTAAGCTGGCGCGCACGATGGAGACCAGGGTCGGGTCGATCAATTGGTCACCGTGGACCGAACGAGGGTTCACGATCTACGAAGGGATCGTGGCCGCTTCGATCATCGAAGCTGAGACCAAAGTTGACATTGATCGGCCCAGCGTTGCCTCGGTTATTGTCAATCGGATCGAGGTTGGTATGCCGCTCCAGATTGACGCGACCGTGCTGTATGCTCTCGATGCCAGGGGGATTGGACTGACGCTCAATGACCTGGAGATCGACTCCCCGTACAACACCTACCTGAACCTCGGTCTCCCACCCACTCCAATCGGAGGGCCCGGGTTGGCGTCTCTGGAGGCGATTGCCGATCCGCCCGTCACCGACTACATCTACTACGTCCTGACCGCCGCGGATGGCTCACACAGCTTCACAGCCGATTACAACGAGTTTTTGGGTTGGAAGGATAAGGCGAAGGCCGAAGGCCTCTTTCCGTGATGCTTCTGGTCGTGCTTGGCGATCCGGTCAGCCATTCAAGGTCTCCTGCCATGCATACGGCCGCCCTCTCGGCGGCAGGTATTCCCGGTGAGTATCTGGCCCGGCGAGTCGATGCGGACGGCATGCAAGTTGCCGCCAGGGAAATGCGCGACGGCGTGCTGACCGGCGCCAACATTACGACCCCACACAAACATCTCGCAGCGGAACTCGCCGATCGTCGCTCGGGTCTTGTCGGGAGGATCGGGGCAGCCAATACCTGGTGGATCGATCAAAACGGTTCCCTGGTGGCCGAAAACACCGACGTGGCCGGAGTCAAATACGCGTTCGAGCAGGTGAACATATCCGCGCCGACGTTGATCCTCGGGGCGGGCGGTGCGGCCGCGGCTGCCCTCGTGGCTGTCGAAGAAGGCCCACATGCCGATCACCGCGTGTATCTGAGTACCCGGAACGAGGATCGGGCCCGGGTGCTGCTCGACCGACTCGGGTCGGCGGCCCGGTTTGTCGCATGGGAGACCCCGATACCGGGCGCGGTAGTCGTCAATGCCACCCGGGTCGGGATGGCAGGCGAAAGCCTTCCGCCTGGACTGCTCGAAGTTGCCGCCGGTTTGGTAGACATGCCCTACGGTGATCGTCCCACCCCGGCAGTCTCCCGAGCGCTTCAGCTCGGGATCCCGTGTTCGCCAGGTGTCGACATGCTTCTTGGTCAAGCCGTGGCCGCTTTCACCATTTGGACCGGGGTAGTGCCCGATCCAACGGTCATGTCCGAGGCGGCCCGCAAGGTCCTGTAAAGCTCTCAAGGCGCCGCCCAGATCGGCCGAAGATTGTTGAACAGGACTACGAAGGAGTCATGAAATGGCGCTGACGGGACGCCTCGAGTCGATTCCGCTTGGTGAAGTGCTACGGATGTTGGCACGATCACAGAAGACCGGCTGTTTGCGAGTCGAAGCAGGCGGAGTGGAAGGCAAGATCTATCTCACCGACGGGAGACTCGTGTATGCCACGACGCGTCGCGACGATGATCTCCGGTCCGATCTGTTGAACGCAGGATTTGTCGACACCGATGACTGGATGCGGGTCGAGCGCCGCGAACAAACAGTCACGCAGGTCCTGAGCGAGGGCCATACCGCCGCCGACTTGAGAGACTTCCTGGTCGAGCAGGGTACCGAAGTGATATTCCGCCTTTCCCGGCCCGGTCGTGGCACGTTCGATTTCGGAGACGATGTTGCACCACGTTATGACGCCGGTGAAATGGTCGACGTGGAGATCTGTCTTGCCGAGGCCGATCATCGGGCTGAACAATGGGCTGACATCGAAGAAGTAATTCCTGGTACCAAATTCGGGTTGCGGATGGCGCAGTCGTTGCCGGAAGGTGCCAGCGATGTCACGTTGAAAGTTGATACCTGGAAGCTGCTGGCCGCGCTTGGTGGGCACGGAACGATTGCCGAAGTTGCTCATCGAACGGGTACCTCTGAGTTCGTCGTGGCCAAGGCCATGGCCAATCTGGTTCGTCAGGAACTCATCACCGTAACCGAGGAACGTTTCACGGCCGTACCCACCTACCAAGAAACCGATGTGCTCGCCGAGCCGAACCTTGGTGGTTCCGGGACATTCTCGATGAATCGCAGTGACCTCTTGTATGAAGATGAGGTTCCTTCGGTCGATTCGGACTCATACGACGACGATGTCGATGACGATGATCTGCTCCAGTCGGTTCTGTCGGGAGTGATCGGCGAAGTGGCCGCCGGAGACGACGACTCCGTCGAAATTGTCACCGTCGACTACGATGCTGACGATGACATGGAGGGAACGCTCAGTGAGCGGGCCGCCAACCTACGCCGTCGCCGCGGCGGACTGAGCGCTTTGGCTCGGGAACTCGGCGAGACGCAGGACTCCAACTAGGGCATCATGACACGTGATAGTGGACACCTCGCCAGCCTTCTTCTCGAAGAGGGGCTGCTAACTCAGGAGCTCCTTGAAAAGGGTTTGGCCATGGCCGCCGAGACTGGGCGACCGTTGGGTCGAGTTCTTGTCGAAGAGAACATCGTCTCAGAACGGGACCTGGTGCGTACCCTCGCCAAGGCCATTGGGGTCGAGTTCGTTGATCTCAAGGAGATCACGATCGATCCGGCCGCCACCGCTCTCATTCCGGATGCGCTGGCCCGTCGATATGCGGCGATTCCCATTGGATTCGAAGACAACAAACTGGTGGTGGCCCTGTCGGACCCCGCCAATGTGTTGGCCATCGACGATATCAGAGCGATTTCGGGTCGTGACGTCCTCGCCAAGGTCGCCACCCGCAGCGATGTCGAGAACGCAATTGCCAATAACGCAGGTCTTGACGATTCTGTCACCGACTTCGCCGGGTTCGGCGACGACGACATGGAGACCCAGGATCTCAACGCCGTCGAGGCCTCCACTGAAGAAGCTCCGATCGTCAAACTCGTGAACATGCTCATTGCCAAGGCATCGGCCGAGCGGGCTTCAGACCTTCACATTGAACCAACCGACAAGGACTTACGGGTTCGCTTTCGGGTAGACGGTGTGTTGCACGAAATCATGCGCACCCCCCGATCGGTCAGCAATGCGGTCGTGAGCCGCCTCAAGATTATGGCAGACATGGACATCGCAGAACGCCGGCGCCCTCAGGATGGTCGTATCAGCCTGCGGGTCGGAGGAACCAAAACGATTGACCTTCGAGTGTCCTCCCTACCGACGATCTATGGCGAAAAGATCGTCATGCGTATCCTCGACAACACGACCGCAACTCTCGAGCTCGAAGGGCTCGGGTTTGAGCCGGACACCCTGGAACGCTATGCCACCTCGTACAACAAGGCCTACGGCACCATCCTCTGTTGTGGCCCAACTGGTTCGGGAAAGTCGACCACCCTGTATTCGACGCTCAACGTTCTCAATCAGCCCGATGTCAACATTGTCACCATTGAAGATCCGGTGGAATATCGTCTGGCCGGCATCAACCAGGTGCAGGTGAACAAAAAGGCTGGACTCACCTTTGCCTCCGCTCTGCGATCTTTCCTGCGCCAGGACCCCGACATCATGCTCGTTGGTGAGATTCGTGACCAGGAGACCGGTGAGATCGCCATCGAGTCGGCGCTTACCGGTCACCTTGTCCTGTCGACCATGCATACGAA
Encoded here:
- the ruvX gene encoding Holliday junction resolvase RuvX; its protein translation is MGVDYGTTRIGVALSDQLHITAQPFRVVEASVFDKEVVSIVAESDVERIVVGLPTHLQGRNDAAARAAVGFADHLAGITGLPVETVDERFTTAAAQSFLIDSGVRREKRKEVVDKVAAAVLLQRWLDIQPAGESHDIV
- the mltG gene encoding endolytic transglycosylase MltG, coding for MTSFEEPRNRSVLAVVIVLVAILGLGLVGKAMFSGLFGGSSGTTVASTATVGVPVVVEVPAGASARTIGSLLQGADVIASSREFERAVKDGGYEQRLGAGRYELTTGMSMDDVIAVLLAGPAFESYRITVREGLRIGEVLTEISTQTPFTEGELEEALLSGAVQSSLLDGDFATIQAWEGLLFPDTYDFETDASAAAILGKLARTMETRVGSINWSPWTERGFTIYEGIVAASIIEAETKVDIDRPSVASVIVNRIEVGMPLQIDATVLYALDARGIGLTLNDLEIDSPYNTYLNLGLPPTPIGGPGLASLEAIADPPVTDYIYYVLTAADGSHSFTADYNEFLGWKDKAKAEGLFP
- a CDS encoding histidine--tRNA ligase, whose amino-acid sequence is MSLRAPKGTDDILPPHSRVWRRLLSTWESMAETYGYDLIMVPLFESTEVFSRGVGESTEVVQKQMYTFEDKKGRSLTLRPEGTAGVVRAFIQAGAQGVMKVAYSGSMFRYEQPQAGRRRQFYQVGLEYLGTDAADADAEVIELGYRYLAATGVPDVIVQLNSLGDDECRPAYIDALRTWLEERRGLLCQDSLRTLELNPMRVLDCKVCARVVADAPSPIDYLCEACQTHLLEVRSRLDSAGVPYRMEPRLVRGLDYYTRTAFEYVGSALDAAQTAVGGGGRYDGLAELLGGPPVPGVGLALGVDRIALSVPDPMEPALDAFVVTPTPTGRRRVPC
- a CDS encoding MBL fold metallo-hydrolase, giving the protein MTNHNVDRTQAAFPIKKAALLIESRSLWVAQTNTYVVAPERGGPGFIVDAPPDIDSIVELVTSLDVAPVALLVTHGHVDHGGAAGQVSSHFGIKAYVHPDDDYLSLDPNRQVQTLMGIRLAEPLPVPDFEPLIHGQVIRLAGIDVEVIHTPGHTPGHVCFRVPDEEVLLSGDQLFAGSIGRTDLPGGSFEQLMESMKQRVLTLDDEVVVFPGHGPATTVGRERRTNPFLQGLIP
- the alaS gene encoding alanine--tRNA ligase, whose amino-acid sequence is METSNQIRQAFLDFFAERGHVVRPSASLIPIDPTLLLTNAGMVPFKPYFLGEEAPPFDRAVSPQKCVRTIDIDIIGSTDRHISFFEMLGNFSFGDYFKPEAIAWAHEFVTTILGLPEDRLWYTVYETDDEAAEIWLTQEGIDPERLQRGGKDNFWQMGVAGPCGPSSEIFYDRGPEYGADGGPIGGGEDRFVEIWNLVFMQNIQDVPYHVVGDLPAKSIDTGMGLERVAMVLQQAGSIFEIDTVRPILEEAAAYGSVTFGDDPTIDVSLKIIADHARTVAMLVGDGVTPSNAGRGYVLRRVLRRAVRHGWQLGGDGLIMPRLIEVVVEVLGGGHRNLVDKRELLLTVVEREETQFRRTLEAGQSLMSEALSNLEPGGVFPGPVAFKLHDTFGFPIEMTKEIAAEAGHTVDEDGFAAEMSAQRARAKAAFTGGAEAALGQMYLSVLDAIGPTTFVGYEVEASTGTVLAMLSDGDQVERVEQGQSVEVFLDVTPFYAESGGQVGDTGTIRTETGVVVVADTKHAVQGFHGHRGKVTSGFVQTGQLAELAIDSPRRERIRKSHTGTHLVHAALRTVIGAQAHQAGSLVEPGRLRFDFNHHAALTDEEILEVERLTNEQIIDNPQIQTLVTSMDEAKAQGALAFFGDKYGDTVRMVRIGEFSKELCGGTHTPSAGQVGPIVLTTESSVGSNVRRIEALSGNDGYTYLSRLRRALDSAGSLLRAAPGDVPARVEALLAKNQSLESQLAALADQARSADAAELAARAVAIGEAVIVVTERSDLRPDELRLLAMSVRDRIASGIVLIGSAFGGKGALVGLVTKDLVDRGVSAAELVAAGAGFLGGGGSRDPELSQAGGPNGSNLGAALEAARESAERTLTEV
- a CDS encoding replication-associated recombination protein A — its product is MMEDLFSAEKAERRMRAAPLPARMRPQRLSEVVGHAQLLGEGAAFRTMVEQGRPVSMILFGPPGTGKTTLARLVASESSATFEPLSATSATVKDVRAILASARYRLETEERRTVLFLDEIHRFSKSQQDALLPGVEDGTVILVGATTENPFFEVNSPLLSRCTLFRIHRLEAADIARLIQRALTDPNGLGDLDIAIDEDALDALADRVGGDGRLALNALETAAIVAAGRGQAVITLDDIAEALGRRIVQYDKDGDNHYDVVSAFIKSLRGSDIDASLYWLHTMLDAGEDPEFVARRMIIMASEDIGLADSHALQVAVAAFQALQVVGLPEAAFALSHAAIYLAAAPKSNSVTVAMGKARQAVASNASAEVPPHLRDAHYAGAARLGHGTTYAYPHDHPDHHVRQQYLPEGIGMDSLYVPTAQGTEGDIAARMAARGQLPKPPTR
- the aspS gene encoding aspartate--tRNA ligase; the encoded protein is MAAEPLRTDYAGELSAARIGDTVRLAGWVAKRRDHGGVVFVDLRDVKGIVQVVIDPDAIPAAHELRMEYCVSVVGEVRARMAGTENPDMPTGAVEVGVSAVTVLSASDPLPFMIDDRADTEELIRLEYRYLDFRRAPMAAALRARGAAVHAMRTTMAEAGFLEVETPTLIASTPEGARDMLVPSRLRQGEFYALPQSPQLFKQLLMVGGVDRYYQIARCYRDEDFRSDRQLEFTQLDIEGSFWTAADVQAMIEKAVAAAVKAVRGVELRLPLPKLTYAEAMDRFGSDKPDLRFGMEIVDVSSVFAGTEFKGFGGALEAGGVVRGINAGGLGFSRSGLDGLVSDAQALGAKGLAWLVLEDDGTWRSPIAKFLLDAELAGLVERFDAQSGDTVLLVADMAKVAGAVLGPIRIQLGKPEGHQDLAFTWVTDFPVFDVHDDGSLAPAHHPFTQPVSIEDMVERPETAIAQAYDLVLNGSELGSGSVRIHDPDVQAKVFEVLGISDEEAQSRFGWFIKALRYGTPPHAGFAVGVDRLLAILLERESIRDVIPFPKTQRGIDPLTASPTRVTDVQLRELGIDLRPEVKARLTEQAPGD